The sequence CTTACCGGGGAACCAAGGGCTGGCCACGATGGCACCATCAGCAGCTGCTCCGGCAATTTTGATCAGCTCAGGGGAGTTAAAACCATTCGTTCCCACAAAAGGAACAGTGATGCCGATTTCTCTGGCTTTCTTCAAGACCAGGGAGGCTTCCTGATAGAGACTGGATACCATAACCGCATCCGGCTTTAAGGCAGCAATCTTCGTCAACTGGGCGGAGTAATCCGTATCTTTATCCGCAAAGGTTTCGGTAGCAACGATTTCTACACCATTCTTCTTAAGAGTGCTCTCAATGGTCTTATATCCGGACACTGCCCAGTCATTATTGTTAGAGTACATGACGGCAACTTTTTTCAAGTTATAAGTAGAGATTGCTTTCTCCACTGCCTGGGGAACCGCTAAAAACTCCGGTAAAGCATTCCGGAAGACGAAATTACCCAGAGCCGGGATCCCTTCCGCTGTGGTTGAAGTTCCCATGATCGGAACTCCTGCTTGGTCAGCAATCGGGCCGGCGGCAAACATCTCTCCGCTGAGGGTAGGTCCGATGATGCCGACAACATTATCTTTATTGATTAATTTATTGGCAGCATTAATCGCTTCTGTCTTTTCTCCCCGGGAATCCTCATAAATCAGTTCAACTTTAAGCTTGCCTTGAGCATTAATCTCTCCCGCAGCCAGATCCAGACCTTCTTTAATGGCTTGGCCATAGGCAGCCCCGCCACCGGTCAGATAAGAGATAACCCCGATTTTAGCGGCCTCTCCGCCTTGTGAGCCAGAATTTGCAGCGGGAGCAGCTCCCCCTCCGCAGCCTGCTGTGGTTAACAGCAGTGCACCAATGGTCATACCACTAAACCATTTTATAAGTCCTTTTTTCATTGTGATCATAACACCTTCCTTAAATAATAATGTGTTTTATAATAGATTTAGTTATTCGGCATATTTTATGGAATACCTGCTTGAAAATAAAAAAAATCCGTGAAAATTGTATACTCTGTACAATTTTCACAGATGTTGCTTCACTGCTTTGCTATATAACCGATCGGTTACTATATATTCCTTAGCTATCGGACAAACCTTTGCGAGGCTGCTTCACACCATTTGCGAGATTCAATGCTTTTTCCCATGTTTTTTCCGTTTCATACTTGAAAAACTCATACAAAGAATCCAGTTCCTCTATTTCATCATACTTCTGAAGGCACTGGTAATACAGACGCTTATCTTCATCATACACGATGAGAGGCGGATGATTATGAATCATGAGATAGTAATTCATCAGTGTTCTGCCAACTCGTCCATTTCCATCGGCGAAAGGATGAATGTACTCAAACCTAGCATGAAGATAAGCCGCAGCTTTTAAAACATCCTTTCCCCTATACTCATTTACTTCTGCAATAAGCTCCAGTAGATCACTTTCCACATTTTCCACAGAAGATCCGACTTCATGAACGCCGGTTACATAATCATGTTTTTTAAATTCTCCCGGACGCTCCTCATTTGTAATATACCTACCCAGGTCATATGTCCCACTAGTAAGAACCTTATGAATCTCCTTAACCAGCTCTAGGCTAGGAGGTTCAAGTTTCGCAATTTTCTCTTTTAAAAATTCATAAGCCAACTTTTGGTTTTGTTGTTCAAATAACCCTCGAGGACTCCCCGTAAAGTTTGTAACACTTCCATTTTCAAAGATTTCTCGAGTATCATGATAAGTAATTTCTTCATTCTCTATTTTACCCGAATGGAAGGCAAACAGGATGCGGAAGCTGTCTAGGTATTTATCTAAATCAGCGGCAGATACAATTCTGTAAGACTGCCATAGTCCAACCACTCTGCTGTAATTGTTCAAGTTGATCCACCCTTCATATAATATCTCGCCTTTATTATACCACATTTTGGTAAGAATCAGTATGATAATCACCTGGAAAATCAGTTCGCCAAATTCGGTGAAGTACCAGTCCGAAGATCGAAAACCTCGTCTAAAGTAAAATACCATTTTACTTTAGACGAGGTACTTATTCTCTCGATTACACTTCACTTGACCGAAAAATTGTTAGAGACTCTTTAAAAACGGACGAGAATAGAATTTCCACAATCATAAAAGGTAAGCCTTGAAAATTCAGGCTTACCTTTTATGATTTTTGTATTAATTTAACATGATTAAATATAATTCAATTTGTGTTGATTACCCTACTTTTGCTTGGAAGCTCTTACAGCATGCCAAATGCTGGCTGCAAGCCCGCCCCAAATTATGATAATTCCAACTAACATCATTACAATAGCACTAGTACTCATATTTATCAGCTCCTTAGTATGGGGGATGGGTCTGGGGTCGCTTGGGTCAGGCAGCTTCTCCCACATCCGTGAACTCAACACTCCGAGGCTCGCCCACATGCTTTCCCGGGAGCTACGCCAAACCTCAGGGTAATACCTGAAGTGAACCGTGGCTTCGCATCCCCGCGAAAGCTTTGTGGGCTTTACCGCCTCTCCGTGTGATTCGTTCACTCCTGTTGGGAGAAGCTGCCTTCCTAACACGCCAAAGATTCCACGAAGCCTTACCCGATTTCCCTAAAGTCGGCTTACACTCGAAGCCGCCCTGTCTTTCGGGTCTTTTATTTCAAGCGTGTTTTTGTGGCTTTATTCTTCAGACTCCTCTGGCATTTCCAGACCATTTTTCCACTTCAGAGAGGCTAGGATAAAGCCGAAAATAATCGCGGCTAGGGCCACTCCCCAACCGGAATAAATTAAAAATGCGGTGGGGTAATCCTCATAATTTTTTTGCAAGTTATCGATAAGGTTTAGAACGAACATGTAGCCTAATACTCCCGGTGTGACTACACCTAAGCAGATTTTCCACCATAAACCGGTGCGTAAGTCTGAGGTAAGATTAGCGTGCTCTTGAAACGGCTTTAAGTTCCTTACAATCCAGGAGATCGTAATAACCGAGACAAGACCTGCTAAGGCAATGCCAAAGGTGTTAATAAAGTAGTCGACAGCATCAAGAAAGAACAATCCTCCTTGAGTTGCAAACAAAATCGAAATTAAAGCAGACAGACCGCCGCCAACCATAACAGCCTTTGTCCGCGACACATCAAATTTATCTTGGATTGCAGAAACAAAGGTCTCTACAATCGAGATTAAGGACGATAGGCCTGCAAATACCAAGGAACCGAAGAATAACACTCCAAACAAACCATTAAAACCGGGGAAGGAGTTTAAGATCTCCGGAAATACCACAAAGGCTAAACCGATACCGGCAGTTGCTACATCTTCAATGGGAAGATTGGCTTGTTTAGCCAAAAATCCTAAGGTAGCAAAAACACCAAAGCCGGCTAAAAGCTCAACGCCGGAATTACTAAAAGCAGCGATAAAGGCATTGTTGTTAATGTCAGCACTTTTCGGCAAATAACTGGAATAAGTTATCATAATTGCAAAGGCAATTGATAAGCTGAAGAAAATTTGCCCGTAGGCAGCGACCCAAACTCTCGGAGAAGCAATCTTACTCCAATCCGGTTTAAAGAAGGCTTCGAGACCTATAGAAGCACCTTCTAAGGTCAGGGCGCGAATAACAATGATTAAAAACATAATAACCAGGGTGGGTATAAAGATGCGATTTGCCTTTTCAATTCCTTGTTTAACACCCTTAAACAAAATTGCTAAACTAATTACCCAGACAAGTACTAACGGAATAAAGACTCCGGGTACAACCGAGCCCACGGACCCGACGGAGGCACCATTAACAAGATCTACTCGCCTTAAGTAATTACTCATTAAGAAGCCACCGGGGTCGTTCCCCCATTGCAGGCTTACAGCAAAATATGTATAAGCCATGGCCCAAGCGATAATAACTGCGTAATAGGTAGAAATCACGAAGGCTATGCTTACTTGCCACCAACCGATCCACTCAGTTTTCTTATTCATTCGCGCGAAGGATAAGGGCGCAGAGCCCCGATATTTGTGACCCATTGTAAATTCCATAATCAGCAGCGGGATACCCGCAGTTAACAGCGCAAATAAGTAGGGTATGAAAAATGCGCCTCCACCATTATCATAAGCTACATAAGGAAAACGCCAAATATTTCCCAGTCCGACAGCGGACCCCACAGCAGCCAAAATAAAACCAGCCCTAGTCCCCCATTGTTCACGGCCTTCCACTATTTTATCACCTTTTCTGTTTTTATTAGTATTTGTCATACCATTGGATTTTAACCACAAAAAATAAGGCCCCTTCTCCTCGAAACAAGCCTCAAAGTTGTTCCTACTTATGATCTACTCATCTTAAAATCTTTATCTCTCCTTCCGACAATTCCTTTAATTTGGGAGATGTTTCTTTATTTAGTTCAAGAGTCAACAAGATAACATTATACCAGTTTAGGGGGATCAAGTCACCTCTATTCTCCACTGTTGTTATTTATTACTTAAAAGCTGTGCAGCATTATCGTCGATTATGACGAGTGTTATTCCTATGTAAGTCACCGTGTTCGGAAATGCACCCTGCAAAAACACTATTTGCAGCGAAAAAAACAGCACTGGGATTAACCAGTGCCTTTCAGAGTGCTCTGTTTCATAAACATCAAGTTACAATGATATAAATTTTTATGCCCTACACAGCGCGTTTAGTGAACTCGTTCAGCTAAAGCTGAACATCGGGTTTCGGTAGGGGATTCTACCCCCACCGAAGCGGAAATCGGAACACCCACTTATAGAAGTGGGACTCTCTGAATTAATCAAAGATAAGAACCGATCCTTCTTCTGCAGATGTGTCTAATAGCATCTTTTCCTAGACAGTAAATTTTGCAGCCAATCTAACCAGATGATCCGAACTCTCCTTTGTTACATCAGCCTGCTTTAAGACTTCATCAGAGTTCTCTAAGACAGTAATACTTTTCTGCGCAATATTCGTCGTACCTTCAGCCCCTTGATTGGCAGCGATAGCAATTTCCTCGATGACTTTGGCCATCTCCTGAATTGAAGCGCTAAGTTCTTCTGAGGTGGCACTAAAGTCATTGACAAGCTCATTTACAAACTCAGCATCCTTGTAATATTGCTCTCCCGTATCCACCATAATCTGGTAATCATTTACAACCTGCTTGTTAATGAACTCTAGGACATTAGCTGAGCTTGCCGATAAATTTTCTACAGAGGAAACTACTTGCTTCGTGACTACTTGTATCTCATTAACAGCTGTCTTCGAGTTCTCGGCTAATTTTCTTATTTCTTCCGCAACAACTGAAAAACCTCTGCCCGCTTCCCCTGCTCTAGCAGCCTCGATGGCAGCATTCAAAGCCAGCAAGTTGGTCTGGGCTGTAATTTGCAATATCGAATCGGATAGAACATTAATCTGCTCGACGGCTTTTGATTCCTCGATTGCTTTGATCAGCTTCTCCTGAGACGAGCGATAGATAGTTTCTGCACTACTCCGGGACAAGATTGCGTTCTGCTTAAGCTCACTGGCTCTTCGGTTGATTTCCCCTGCTGATACTGCTCCCTGTTGTGCTTTTATGGCAATTGAGCTAACGGCATTCTCAATCTCAGCGGCGGTAGCACTCATTTCTTCACTTGAAGCAGCAGTCTCTTGCATGCCGGCGGACAGTTCCTGAGTGGTGGAAGACACTTCTTCAATCTGGTGGGTTAGTTCAGTGATAGCTTGTCGAGACGCAATTACTGCACTTTCAACATTACGGGATTCATTAATTACTTCTTTGACAACTGATCTAACTGATTCCTGCATTGTTTCAATCGCTTTGGCAAGTACCCCTAGCTCATCCTTCCTTGTTATGAGTTCTTTAGGAGACTCATGGGTGAAATCCCCGCTAGCAATCACTCCTAAGTGTTCCGCGGCAACCATAATTGGAGTGGAAATAAGTCTAGCTACAAAGTAGCCCGCTCCCAATCCTACGACTAAAATCAAGACCGATAATATAAAAAGGGAATTACCCATGGTTAGTATTCCGGACATGACTTCTTCCTTAGGAGCAGCCACCGCCAAGGACCAGTCTAGCCCTTCTACCGGCGCAAAACCGAGATATTTAATCTCCCCATTATATTCATATTCACCAACCCCTGTTTTTCCTTCAGTCATCTGTTGTTCCAGGAGGGCCAAAGCCTCTAGCTTCGGATTTTGCTTCACATTTTCCAGATCATTATCCATATTAATAACAAGTTCTTGGTTACTATGGGCAATCTTCGTCCCTTTCTCATTGATCATAAAAGCTCTGCCTGTCTTGCCAAAGGTAACATCATTAGAAAGTTTGCTTAAGTCATTACCATCCTTTAAGGCAGCCAAAACCCCAACGATTGCACCGTCCTGTTTTATAGGAACTGCATAGACAATAATTAAAGATCCGTCATCTTTACTTATAATTGGTTCGGAAATCGCCTTATTTCCGGTTATGGCCTTTTGGAAATAGTCCCTGTCCTTAATACTGAGCTCTTTTCCAGTCGTCATATTTGCCGATCCATTAAGATCAGCAATCAACATCGAAATATAGCCATTTCTTTTGGTCTCCTCGAGGAGAATTTTACTTTTATCCTCCCAAGGGTTACTGACGTCCTTAATCCGGTCTTGATTAGCTAGAACATCAAGACTTCCCAGTAAAGCATTCATCCTTTCGGAGACAACCTTCGCACCTTGACCCGCAACCTGAGGAAGAGTTTCGTTGACTTGAGTTGTAAGAGCCTTAGCCGCGGTTATGTATGAAGCAAGTCCCAAAGTTATACAAACTGCCAATAAAAGAACCCCGATATAAACCATCATTCTTATCTTTATACTTTTCATAGCTTTATTAACTCCCATCATTATGTTCGTGTTCAACACTACTATTTATTAGTAAACAGTGGGCACTTCTTATTTCCGTCTAAATGCTCTTTTGCAGATAACTCCATAACTGCTATAAAAACCTCGACAAGTTGAGGGTCAAATTGAGTTCCGGCACATTTATTTAGCTCTCTGTAAGCCTCGTCTTTACTAAATGCTCTACGATAAGGTCTGTCTGTTGTCATAGCATCATAGGCATCACAGACTGCGATGATTCTTGCGCCCAAGGGTATTTCATCTCCTTGTATAAGTGTCTGTGGATAGCCCCTACCGTCATAATACTTATGATGAAACATAATGTTGTCTCCTAAGCTTTCAAGCTTAAATACTTCTTCAACTATCGCGGCACCTAACTCGGGGTGCTTCATCATCTCCTGCCATTCCTCTTTGTTTAAGTAGGATTTTTTATTTAAAATAGTATCTTTAATTCCTATTTTCCCAATGTCATGCAGAAGCGCAGAATAATAGTATTCATTAACTATCTTCCTAGATAACCCCAAATACTGGGCAACCCTTTTTGTATAGGCCGCGACTTTTAGCGAATGCTCTTCCAGATAATCATCCTTATAACGAATGAACTCCAGTAAGGAGAGGGCCATACTCATATGGATAGTTTCATCCCCTTTAAGAGAATGGGGGATATTCTGCAAAATTTGCCTTAGTTTATAAGAAGATAAAATTTCATTTAACATATCCCAGCTCCTTATTATAATTAATCTAAAATTGTATTTCTACTAATTGTATTGTACTGAAGATTTCAAATTTATTTTATAGACGTATATATCATTTTACACAGTACACATGTATTGATCTTCTCCAGAAAATAAAAAATCAGCGGTCACCCGCTGATTAAGACTATCTTAATTCCTCTAACAATTGCCTATGATTTACCACAAATGCTGCTGCCGCTGTCCTATTAGGTATAGTAAGTTTTTGAAGTATGTTGGAAACATAGGTTCTTACAGTATAGGTACTGAGAAATAACTCTTCGGCTATTTCCTTATTTGTCTTACCTAGACCAATACTAGCTAATATCCTTCTTTCTTGTTCCGTTAACGAATAAAGGGGCAAGTTATCCTCCGTATTTGCAAAAAGATACTTGGCAATTTTGGGCTCAATGTACGTACCGCCTTCCATTGTTTTATTAATACAATAGATTATCTCCTCAGGGGTAGCATGTGTTGACAAAATACTATGACTACCTTCCTTAAGACTTCGTTTAGCATTTCGTCCATCAGCTTTAGAACATATGACAATCACCTTTGTCTCAGCAATCCCTTGTTTTATTACTGAGATAATGCTTAAATCGCCATCTTCCAAGGAATCGATATCTATGATAAAAACATCTGCTTGAATCCTGCCTAAATCCAGATTACCAAATTGGCAGGGTGTTACCTCCCCGATTATCTTCAGATCCTTATTCTTTTCTAGGACATGTTTTAATCCTTGACTCGTTAAAGAATTATCGTGCACGAGGAATACCTTTACTTGCTTTTCCGCTTCTCTAAGCAGATTGCATTGTGCTTCAATTTTTTCAACAAGTTCGGCAAGTACTTTCACTTTTATAGGTTTTAGTAAATAGTCATAAGCTCCACTTCTAATAGCTTCGATGGCAGATTCCAGATCGCCATGCCCGGTAAATAATACAACCTTTAATTTCTGCCCCATTGGTAAGGCAGTGACAGTGCGAAGCAATTCCAGACCGGAAATCTTCGGCATTTTAATATCTGTAAGGAGCAGATCAAAGCTCCTGGCATGTAACTTGGACAAAGCGTCTGCACCATTCTCAGCTTCTTCAACTTTGTGTCCAAGCTTAGACAAGAACTTAATCACACTACTTCGGCTTGATTTGTTGTCATCCACAACTAGTATGTTCATTATTATCCCTCGATTCTATAGCTTCAACTAAAGGCAACCTTACAACAAAGGTTGCTCCTCCCCTTTCGTTACTGGAACACTCAATATTTCCGCCATGGTAAACAACTATAGAATGAACAATCGATAAACCCAAGCCCGTGCCTTCCCCAACGTCTTTCGTTGTGAAAAGTGGCTCAAATAGCTTATCCTTAATCCCCTCATTAATTCCGATGGCATTATCACAAACCTCTAAATAGACATTATTGGAATCCATGTATGTGGTAATAACTATTTTTTTATCATTTCTAGATGTCATACTAAACGCTTGAATGGCATTAAGCAGTAAATTATTGATAACCTCATTAAGTGTAGTAGGATTTCCTATGATAGGTAGAATAAAGCCATAGTTCTTGACAATAGTAACATCCTGGACTAAACCCTTATTCTGAAAGAAGTTTATAACGAGATCGACATTATCATTAAGGTTGTACAAATGGGGCTTCAATTTAGTTTCTTTACGTATTAATGATCTCAAATTAACAATGATTTCATTAATCTCATCGGCTTGATTGGCAATCTCTTTTAGGTTCTCAGTTAACTCCTCTTTACTGATCTCCTGTTTCTTTTCCATCCAATAAAGCATACTCTCTACTAATACTATGACAGAATTTAAAGGTTGATTTATTTCATGGGCTATTCCGGCAGCTAAGGAGCCAATGGAGGCCAG comes from Desulfosporosinus meridiei DSM 13257 and encodes:
- a CDS encoding ABC transporter substrate-binding protein — its product is MKKGLIKWFSGMTIGALLLTTAGCGGGAAPAANSGSQGGEAAKIGVISYLTGGGAAYGQAIKEGLDLAAGEINAQGKLKVELIYEDSRGEKTEAINAANKLINKDNVVGIIGPTLSGEMFAAGPIADQAGVPIMGTSTTAEGIPALGNFVFRNALPEFLAVPQAVEKAISTYNLKKVAVMYSNNNDWAVSGYKTIESTLKKNGVEIVATETFADKDTDYSAQLTKIAALKPDAVMVSSLYQEASLVLKKAREIGITVPFVGTNGFNSPELIKIAGAAADGAIVASPWFPGKQDDKVQKFIADYKAKYNNKIPDQFAAQSYDALYMFASALEKAGSTTDRQKLRDSIANIKDFQGVTGKFAFDEKREPVMNATVLIIKDGQFTELK
- a CDS encoding Fic family protein — encoded protein: MNNYSRVVGLWQSYRIVSAADLDKYLDSFRILFAFHSGKIENEEITYHDTREIFENGSVTNFTGSPRGLFEQQNQKLAYEFLKEKIAKLEPPSLELVKEIHKVLTSGTYDLGRYITNEERPGEFKKHDYVTGVHEVGSSVENVESDLLELIAEVNEYRGKDVLKAAAYLHARFEYIHPFADGNGRVGRTLMNYYLMIHNHPPLIVYDEDKRLYYQCLQKYDEIEELDSLYEFFKYETEKTWEKALNLANGVKQPRKGLSDS
- a CDS encoding methionine/alanine import family NSS transporter small subunit, which gives rise to MSTSAIVMMLVGIIIIWGGLAASIWHAVRASKQK
- a CDS encoding sodium-dependent transporter, with the translated sequence MTNTNKNRKGDKIVEGREQWGTRAGFILAAVGSAVGLGNIWRFPYVAYDNGGGAFFIPYLFALLTAGIPLLIMEFTMGHKYRGSAPLSFARMNKKTEWIGWWQVSIAFVISTYYAVIIAWAMAYTYFAVSLQWGNDPGGFLMSNYLRRVDLVNGASVGSVGSVVPGVFIPLVLVWVISLAILFKGVKQGIEKANRIFIPTLVIMFLIIVIRALTLEGASIGLEAFFKPDWSKIASPRVWVAAYGQIFFSLSIAFAIMITYSSYLPKSADINNNAFIAAFSNSGVELLAGFGVFATLGFLAKQANLPIEDVATAGIGLAFVVFPEILNSFPGFNGLFGVLFFGSLVFAGLSSLISIVETFVSAIQDKFDVSRTKAVMVGGGLSALISILFATQGGLFFLDAVDYFINTFGIALAGLVSVITISWIVRNLKPFQEHANLTSDLRTGLWWKICLGVVTPGVLGYMFVLNLIDNLQKNYEDYPTAFLIYSGWGVALAAIIFGFILASLKWKNGLEMPEESEE
- a CDS encoding methyl-accepting chemotaxis protein produces the protein MKSIKIRMMVYIGVLLLAVCITLGLASYITAAKALTTQVNETLPQVAGQGAKVVSERMNALLGSLDVLANQDRIKDVSNPWEDKSKILLEETKRNGYISMLIADLNGSANMTTGKELSIKDRDYFQKAITGNKAISEPIISKDDGSLIIVYAVPIKQDGAIVGVLAALKDGNDLSKLSNDVTFGKTGRAFMINEKGTKIAHSNQELVINMDNDLENVKQNPKLEALALLEQQMTEGKTGVGEYEYNGEIKYLGFAPVEGLDWSLAVAAPKEEVMSGILTMGNSLFILSVLILVVGLGAGYFVARLISTPIMVAAEHLGVIASGDFTHESPKELITRKDELGVLAKAIETMQESVRSVVKEVINESRNVESAVIASRQAITELTHQIEEVSSTTQELSAGMQETAASSEEMSATAAEIENAVSSIAIKAQQGAVSAGEINRRASELKQNAILSRSSAETIYRSSQEKLIKAIEESKAVEQINVLSDSILQITAQTNLLALNAAIEAARAGEAGRGFSVVAEEIRKLAENSKTAVNEIQVVTKQVVSSVENLSASSANVLEFINKQVVNDYQIMVDTGEQYYKDAEFVNELVNDFSATSEELSASIQEMAKVIEEIAIAANQGAEGTTNIAQKSITVLENSDEVLKQADVTKESSDHLVRLAAKFTV
- a CDS encoding HD-GYP domain-containing protein, whose translation is MLNEILSSYKLRQILQNIPHSLKGDETIHMSMALSLLEFIRYKDDYLEEHSLKVAAYTKRVAQYLGLSRKIVNEYYYSALLHDIGKIGIKDTILNKKSYLNKEEWQEMMKHPELGAAIVEEVFKLESLGDNIMFHHKYYDGRGYPQTLIQGDEIPLGARIIAVCDAYDAMTTDRPYRRAFSKDEAYRELNKCAGTQFDPQLVEVFIAVMELSAKEHLDGNKKCPLFTNK
- a CDS encoding response regulator, yielding MNILVVDDNKSSRSSVIKFLSKLGHKVEEAENGADALSKLHARSFDLLLTDIKMPKISGLELLRTVTALPMGQKLKVVLFTGHGDLESAIEAIRSGAYDYLLKPIKVKVLAELVEKIEAQCNLLREAEKQVKVFLVHDNSLTSQGLKHVLEKNKDLKIIGEVTPCQFGNLDLGRIQADVFIIDIDSLEDGDLSIISVIKQGIAETKVIVICSKADGRNAKRSLKEGSHSILSTHATPEEIIYCINKTMEGGTYIEPKIAKYLFANTEDNLPLYSLTEQERRILASIGLGKTNKEIAEELFLSTYTVRTYVSNILQKLTIPNRTAAAAFVVNHRQLLEELR